Proteins found in one Abyssibius alkaniclasticus genomic segment:
- a CDS encoding MucR family transcriptional regulator → MEEETSAPDTLELLAMTTDVVVSFASKNEMAAGDVPDMIASVYAMFKQLAEGELSAPQEDLVPAVPIKKSITRDYIICLEDGKKLKMLRRHLASAYDMTPEQYREKWGLKADYPMVAPAYAELRQQLAKKIGLGRKGKGRPRKTKE, encoded by the coding sequence ATGGAAGAAGAAACAAGCGCTCCTGACACGTTGGAACTGCTGGCCATGACAACCGATGTCGTGGTGTCTTTCGCGTCAAAAAATGAAATGGCCGCCGGTGATGTGCCCGACATGATCGCCAGCGTCTATGCCATGTTCAAGCAGCTTGCCGAAGGTGAGTTGAGCGCGCCGCAAGAAGATCTTGTGCCTGCCGTGCCGATCAAGAAATCCATCACGCGCGATTATATCATTTGTCTGGAAGATGGTAAGAAGCTGAAAATGCTGCGCCGTCACCTGGCGTCGGCCTATGATATGACGCCCGAGCAATATCGTGAGAAATGGGGCTTGAAAGCCGATTATCCGATGGTTGCGCCCGCCTATGCCGAACTGCGCCAGCAGCTTGCCAAGAAAATCGGCCTTGGCCGCAAGGGCAAGGGGCGCCCGCGCAAAACCAAAGAGTGA